The Pseudanabaena galeata CCNP1313 genome includes a region encoding these proteins:
- the gvpN gene encoding gas vesicle protein GvpN, which translates to MTTVLHANARQFISTDFTKQIVRRALRYLQSGFAIHLRGPAGTGKTTLAMHLAGLVGRPMVLIYGDEDLRSSQLIGSNSGYTRKKVVDNYIHSVLKVEDDLRQSWTDSRLTLAAKEGFTLIYDEFNRSRPEVNNVLLSALEEKLIVLPPDSSQSEYVRVHPMFRAIFTSNPEEYAGVHPTQDALLDRMITINIGEADVETEKQILVNRVGLDRTQALKLINLIRGFRRQVECSKASSLRACLLIGKICHEHEIPVSGKDEDFRDLCFDVLISRYGDGKPASELGLAKLLDQIP; encoded by the coding sequence ATGACCACTGTTCTCCATGCTAATGCCCGTCAGTTTATTAGTACTGACTTCACCAAGCAAATAGTCCGTAGGGCGCTGCGCTATTTACAATCTGGCTTTGCAATCCATTTGCGTGGCCCTGCTGGTACTGGTAAAACGACATTGGCAATGCATCTTGCGGGTTTAGTTGGTAGACCGATGGTGCTGATCTATGGTGATGAGGATCTGCGATCGTCACAACTGATTGGCTCTAACTCAGGCTATACCCGCAAAAAAGTTGTCGATAACTATATCCACTCAGTTTTAAAAGTTGAAGATGACCTGCGCCAAAGTTGGACAGATTCACGTCTCACCTTGGCGGCTAAAGAAGGCTTTACGTTAATTTACGATGAGTTCAACCGATCGCGCCCAGAAGTAAATAATGTCCTGCTAAGTGCGCTTGAAGAAAAGCTGATTGTTTTACCACCAGATAGTTCTCAATCAGAATATGTACGCGTACACCCAATGTTTCGCGCCATCTTCACCTCAAATCCTGAAGAATATGCTGGAGTACATCCCACTCAGGATGCGCTACTTGATCGGATGATCACGATTAACATTGGCGAAGCCGATGTGGAAACCGAAAAGCAAATTTTGGTAAATCGAGTAGGACTAGATCGCACTCAAGCTCTGAAATTAATTAACTTAATTCGTGGCTTTCGTCGTCAGGTGGAATGTAGTAAAGCTTCAAGCTTACGAGCTTGTTTACTGATTGGTAAAATATGTCATGAGCATGAGATTCCTGTATCTGGCAAAGATGAGGACTTTCGAGATCTTTGCTTTGATGTCCTAATTTCTCGCTATGGTGATGGTAAGCCTGCATCAGAACTCGGACTCGCTAAATTATTGGATCAAATACCTTAA
- a CDS encoding 2Fe-2S iron-sulfur cluster-binding protein — protein sequence MTQTFTATLHHHGQTFTVSVPEDQAILDAAIAAGVDLPCSCYAGVCTTCAAQIVKGQVDQSQGMGIGGMGEELDAKGYILLCVSHPKSDVEIYTDKEQDVYAIRFGHSS from the coding sequence ATGACTCAGACTTTTACAGCCACACTTCATCATCACGGACAAACCTTTACTGTATCTGTCCCCGAAGACCAAGCCATTCTTGATGCCGCGATCGCTGCGGGTGTGGATTTACCATGCTCTTGCTATGCGGGTGTCTGCACCACCTGTGCTGCTCAAATTGTGAAGGGACAAGTCGATCAAAGCCAAGGCATGGGTATCGGTGGTATGGGTGAAGAGCTAGACGCTAAGGGCTATATTCTTCTATGCGTATCACACCCCAAGTCCGATGTCGAAATTTACACTGACAAAGAACAAGACGTATACGCAATTCGGTTTGGACATAGCTCCTAG
- a CDS encoding MotA/TolQ/ExbB proton channel family protein, whose product MDIGKIFVAGGIVMYPLSAFSIVAAALASERIKFWWSIKHKQKRLVRDVLNIYISDRQTALVRLRNNLHFPIARIFLAAMELEYPNPEEFRLALESEAQAEVPILKRFNTAFETIISLAPLLGLLGTVLGLITSFASLSLGDVGGSRTTNVTAGISEALVSTAAGLVVAIFTLFFANTFRGFYQQEIALIQEYGGQLELLYRRYYYEPEHRLQKEDYATP is encoded by the coding sequence ATGGATATTGGAAAAATTTTTGTTGCGGGGGGGATTGTCATGTATCCTCTAAGCGCCTTTTCGATTGTAGCAGCAGCACTTGCATCTGAACGCATCAAATTTTGGTGGTCGATTAAACATAAGCAAAAACGTTTGGTGAGAGATGTTCTGAATATTTATATAAGCGATCGTCAAACGGCTCTAGTCAGACTAAGAAATAATTTGCACTTTCCGATCGCTCGTATTTTTTTAGCAGCAATGGAACTAGAGTATCCCAATCCCGAAGAGTTTCGGCTGGCTCTAGAAAGTGAAGCGCAGGCAGAAGTACCAATTCTCAAACGCTTTAATACTGCCTTTGAAACAATTATTAGTCTTGCACCCCTGCTAGGATTACTAGGTACAGTGCTGGGATTAATTACTTCCTTTGCTTCACTGTCTTTGGGGGACGTTGGCGGTAGTCGTACCACCAACGTTACAGCAGGAATTAGTGAAGCTTTAGTTTCCACCGCAGCAGGACTAGTAGTTGCAATTTTTACATTGTTTTTTGCTAACACATTTCGCGGATTTTATCAGCAGGAAATTGCACTCATTCAAGAATATGGTGGTCAGTTGGAACTACTCTATCGCCGTTATTATTACGAGCCAGAACATCGTTTACAAAAAGAAGATTATGCGACTCCCTGA
- the nusB gene encoding transcription antitermination factor NusB, producing the protein MQPRHIARELALFSINQLPSQPQKLETKTLDDIVTAVVRSLHDETKELLQTASAELQRGQERVSASETRTGDIRQDIQAVEGMVREAIELTKNAINNIGAALEFPVTLVLSQRSEVRNYTIDILKTVNSKRSQIDETISSALVNWQIDRLAQVDKDILRIATAEMMFMSVASKVAIDEAIELAKRYSSEDGYRFINGVLRRIDDQLKASRKSS; encoded by the coding sequence ATGCAACCCCGCCACATCGCCCGCGAACTCGCACTGTTTAGTATCAATCAATTACCTAGCCAACCCCAAAAGCTAGAAACAAAAACCTTAGATGACATTGTGACAGCAGTTGTGCGATCGCTGCACGATGAAACCAAAGAATTATTACAAACCGCCAGCGCTGAGTTACAACGAGGTCAAGAGCGTGTATCCGCTAGCGAAACCCGTACTGGCGATATTCGACAAGATATCCAAGCCGTTGAAGGCATGGTACGTGAAGCGATCGAGCTAACTAAAAACGCAATTAACAATATTGGCGCAGCTTTAGAATTTCCTGTAACCCTAGTATTGTCACAACGCTCCGAAGTGCGTAACTATACGATTGATATTCTGAAAACTGTAAATAGTAAGCGATCTCAAATTGATGAAACTATCAGTAGCGCTTTAGTTAACTGGCAAATTGATCGCCTTGCTCAGGTAGACAAAGACATTTTGCGGATTGCGACTGCGGAAATGATGTTTATGAGCGTGGCTAGTAAAGTGGCGATCGATGAGGCGATCGAACTTGCTAAGCGCTACAGTAGTGAGGATGGTTATCGGTTTATTAATGGTGTTTTGCGTCGCATTGACGATCAACTGAAAGCATCTCGTAAAAGTTCGTAA
- a CDS encoding TonB-dependent receptor plug domain-containing protein, with protein sequence MKSIKLLFLAPSFAMSVFSLAELAKADQTLETENHNILTVGELRSQASQQSASLLQPNLNSSAITKPETVAQNEPDSDEIEIEVTGKKSPFIPTSAPAYIIPKEEIQKQNPSTAAELLRSLPGFAINDYGFGADIHTGTFLRGFSINQSTFQINGRSFGSNVSTYHGGTDLNSIPVDAIERVELTGGTSATLYGSEAFGGVINLVTQKAPQPLKATANIELGSYGYQRYRIGYGGTLDGVNFRFGYERFSTDNNYPVPIGAANRNPADGRLFNGDSRIDNFYGSVEAPIDARNSFSIDAYKSASRRGLLYFGFPLQRDRLDHDLLNIGATLTSKLGEGDDSILKTTIAFNQDFFNTYGPAGATAFFRSGALDSRALSGRVEHQWQLTANNKLTWGFDVKTDSIRGDVLSSLPALVGFNGTVNRDRSLVALFALNAWKITDDFQLELGLRQNFTSDYGSYLNPTFGTRWNITPELAFRNSFAVLQRNPGLDQLFVFDTVHNWQANPNLIPERGVAYTAGFDLSVTDAVVAQLTYFGSSLSDRIGIIAGRWENVGQVNTNGVEAGIKWKISPEFSSFVNYTYTDAKITSSRTTSEVGLQLATVPYSVGKLGVSYDSNGWQANLFFNYYSGSRRAIFAQGTAGQRATDFSPAYLSLDFSAKVPLYKNVALTVNLENLTDNSYEKTNRIYQPGLTYRIGLQASF encoded by the coding sequence ATGAAATCTATAAAGTTGCTATTTTTAGCACCCAGCTTTGCTATGTCTGTTTTTAGTCTTGCAGAACTGGCAAAAGCAGACCAAACCTTAGAGACAGAGAACCATAATATTTTGACCGTTGGCGAATTGCGATCGCAGGCTTCCCAACAAAGTGCTAGTTTATTGCAACCAAACTTAAACTCTAGTGCTATTACAAAACCCGAAACTGTTGCTCAAAATGAACCTGATAGTGATGAAATTGAAATTGAAGTAACAGGTAAGAAATCACCTTTTATCCCCACCTCCGCCCCCGCCTATATCATTCCTAAAGAAGAGATTCAAAAGCAAAATCCTAGCACTGCGGCGGAACTATTGCGAAGCTTACCAGGGTTTGCGATCAATGACTATGGCTTTGGTGCAGATATTCATACAGGGACTTTTTTGCGTGGTTTTTCCATTAACCAATCCACATTTCAAATCAATGGGCGTTCCTTTGGCAGTAATGTCAGCACCTATCACGGCGGAACCGATCTCAATAGTATTCCCGTTGATGCGATCGAGCGCGTGGAATTAACGGGCGGCACTAGCGCCACCCTCTACGGTTCCGAAGCCTTTGGCGGTGTCATTAATCTGGTCACCCAAAAAGCACCACAACCACTCAAAGCAACAGCCAACATCGAACTAGGCTCCTACGGCTATCAACGCTATCGGATTGGTTATGGGGGAACCTTAGATGGGGTCAACTTCCGATTCGGTTATGAGCGCTTCTCAACGGACAATAATTATCCTGTACCGATTGGGGCAGCTAATCGCAATCCTGCTGATGGCAGACTCTTCAACGGCGACTCACGCATTGATAACTTTTATGGCAGTGTCGAAGCTCCCATTGATGCCCGTAATTCCTTTAGTATCGATGCTTATAAGTCTGCAAGTCGGCGCGGATTGCTTTACTTTGGGTTCCCACTCCAACGCGATCGCCTCGATCATGATTTGTTAAATATTGGCGCAACTTTAACTAGTAAATTGGGCGAAGGTGATGATTCCATCTTAAAAACCACGATCGCCTTCAATCAAGACTTTTTCAATACCTACGGTCCAGCAGGTGCAACAGCTTTTTTTCGTAGCGGCGCTTTGGACTCAAGGGCTTTAAGTGGTCGTGTCGAGCATCAATGGCAACTTACCGCAAATAACAAACTCACATGGGGATTTGACGTTAAAACTGACTCCATCCGTGGCGATGTACTTAGCTCCCTGCCTGCTCTTGTGGGATTTAATGGCACTGTCAATCGCGATCGCTCCCTTGTCGCCCTCTTTGCTCTAAACGCATGGAAAATTACCGATGATTTCCAATTGGAACTAGGATTACGCCAGAATTTCACCAGTGACTATGGCAGCTATCTCAATCCCACGTTCGGCACAAGATGGAACATCACGCCCGAACTCGCTTTCCGCAATAGCTTTGCCGTACTTCAGCGCAATCCAGGGTTAGATCAGCTTTTTGTGTTCGATACAGTCCACAACTGGCAGGCAAATCCCAATCTCATACCTGAGCGCGGCGTTGCCTATACTGCTGGCTTTGATTTGAGTGTAACGGATGCAGTGGTGGCTCAGTTAACCTATTTTGGGAGCAGTTTAAGCGATCGCATTGGCATCATCGCAGGACGATGGGAGAATGTAGGACAGGTAAACACCAACGGAGTTGAGGCTGGAATTAAATGGAAAATTTCTCCAGAGTTCTCATCATTTGTCAACTACACCTACACCGATGCCAAGATTACTAGCAGTAGAACCACCTCTGAGGTGGGATTACAACTAGCGACAGTGCCCTACTCTGTTGGGAAGCTAGGAGTTAGCTATGACTCTAATGGTTGGCAGGCAAATCTATTTTTCAACTATTACAGTGGCTCTAGACGGGCTATTTTTGCTCAAGGCACAGCAGGACAGAGAGCTACTGACTTTTCGCCAGCCTATCTGAGCCTAGATTTTAGTGCTAAGGTTCCATTGTATAAAAATGTAGCCTTGACTGTGAATCTAGAAAATCTGACTGACAATAGCTATGAAAAGACTAACCGCATTTATCAACCAGGCTTAACCTATAGGATTGGTTTGCAAGCTAGTTTCTAA
- a CDS encoding diacylglycerol kinase family protein, whose amino-acid sequence MNNDLPLSRLFLFKSPSLTEQMTKTDELDTSEQSAAQRSDSFQIATNLLLSFQYAGQGVGYAFRTQRNFRIHLMIGAIALSLSLYFRLSAIACSIISLTISLVLVLELLNTALEAVVDLTVGREFHQLAKIAKDCAAGAVLIAAIAALIIASVLLLPNIFIAISPT is encoded by the coding sequence ATGAACAATGATTTACCGCTATCAAGACTATTTTTGTTTAAATCGCCTTCTTTAACCGAGCAAATGACAAAGACTGATGAACTGGATACATCTGAGCAAAGTGCTGCTCAACGTAGTGATTCTTTTCAAATTGCCACGAATTTACTGCTTAGTTTTCAATATGCTGGTCAGGGTGTGGGATACGCCTTCCGTACTCAGAGAAATTTTCGGATTCATTTGATGATTGGCGCGATCGCCTTATCTCTGAGTCTTTATTTTCGCCTATCCGCCATAGCCTGTTCGATTATTAGTTTGACGATTTCCTTAGTTTTAGTACTGGAGTTGCTAAATACAGCTTTGGAGGCTGTAGTCGATTTGACGGTGGGGCGTGAATTTCATCAGTTAGCCAAAATTGCTAAGGATTGTGCGGCTGGTGCGGTGCTAATTGCGGCGATCGCTGCTTTAATTATTGCTAGTGTATTATTATTGCCAAATATTTTTATCGCAATTTCCCCAACCTGA
- a CDS encoding ExbD/TolR family protein, which yields MRLPEEPEVPFQINIIPMIDVVFAILTFFITATLVLNRTEGLPVSLPQASTTKTQTQNKVVVTLDAQGNLFLNRQPIALEQLEVQVRSLMSKEKQNIVVINADENVSHGKAIAVMDRIRNIEGVKMAIAAKK from the coding sequence ATGCGACTCCCTGAAGAACCTGAAGTTCCTTTTCAAATTAATATTATTCCGATGATCGATGTGGTGTTTGCAATTTTGACTTTTTTCATTACCGCAACCCTCGTTCTCAATCGCACTGAAGGCTTACCTGTCAGCCTACCTCAAGCTTCAACTACCAAAACTCAAACTCAGAATAAGGTAGTTGTAACCTTAGACGCTCAAGGTAACCTCTTTCTAAATCGTCAACCGATCGCTTTGGAGCAATTAGAAGTGCAGGTGCGATCGCTAATGAGTAAAGAGAAACAAAACATCGTGGTGATTAATGCCGATGAAAATGTTTCTCACGGCAAAGCGATCGCCGTCATGGATCGCATTCGGAATATTGAGGGCGTAAAAATGGCGATCGCTGCTAAGAAATAG
- the gvpA gene encoding gas vesicle structural protein GvpA, protein MAVEKVNSSSSLAEVIDRILDKGIVIDAWVRVSLVGIELLSIEARVVIASVETYLKYAEAVGLTASAAVPAA, encoded by the coding sequence ATGGCAGTCGAGAAAGTCAACTCTTCCTCTAGTCTAGCGGAAGTTATCGATCGTATTTTGGATAAGGGCATCGTCATTGATGCATGGGTGAGAGTCTCTTTGGTGGGAATCGAACTGTTATCAATTGAAGCTCGTGTTGTTATTGCCTCAGTAGAAACATACCTCAAGTATGCTGAAGCTGTTGGTTTGACAGCATCGGCGGCAGTACCTGCTGCTTAG
- a CDS encoding energy transducer TonB gives MNVNKEKPEMSNCSDNNSANNFANQQRDREWKALKIFLAVSIPCSVAFHVATLSALTQFGGLVGNSSIDQTEELLELQIIEEIKETVEPEQQPEQEISPEFADSLQEAIAYAPVANLDHPSQSSQNVGNLASTDIDQSLDSKNLAEAAKDIVTDPSKVLSSANSSPIKVAPNMQNLFTGKGLGSLTPNGNSKKNTGTGLGKTGDRTDGSASRNTLGKIGTPFGLPTGNPNSTNTTNTTNTTNAAPNPANPTHNSSGKQRIRCQSCAKPEYPVNAKERGLEGEAKVAVDVDANGNVINVRIVNSSGHPELDEAAKQAARNWKFDPSQSGKASIPAKINFQIENSDYARRNQEQRRVEQEQAEQRRSEQQENKPNNSSNTAPINNPVDSVQDAATETSQPPKAPNPEFVGDPIASPELIKPVTIPNNSPNTVPQESLQNAPIVNPPVSPAPVETPSVIPRTPSIPPVEANTPVIETIPSK, from the coding sequence ATGAATGTCAACAAAGAAAAGCCAGAAATGTCTAACTGCTCTGACAATAATTCTGCCAATAATTTTGCAAATCAACAGCGCGATCGCGAATGGAAAGCACTTAAGATCTTCTTAGCAGTAAGTATCCCTTGTTCCGTTGCTTTTCACGTCGCCACATTATCCGCACTCACACAGTTTGGCGGACTAGTTGGCAATTCATCCATTGATCAAACAGAAGAATTATTAGAGTTGCAAATTATTGAAGAAATTAAGGAAACAGTAGAGCCTGAACAGCAACCTGAGCAGGAGATATCGCCAGAGTTTGCTGATAGCTTGCAGGAAGCGATCGCCTATGCACCTGTTGCTAATCTTGATCATCCTAGTCAATCTTCGCAAAATGTAGGTAATCTTGCATCTACAGATATCGATCAATCGTTAGACAGCAAAAATCTTGCTGAAGCAGCAAAAGATATTGTCACCGATCCGAGCAAGGTCTTGTCTAGCGCTAATTCTAGTCCGATCAAAGTTGCACCTAATATGCAAAATTTATTTACAGGCAAAGGTTTGGGCAGCTTGACTCCCAATGGCAATAGCAAAAAAAACACAGGAACAGGGCTAGGTAAAACAGGCGATCGCACTGATGGAAGTGCTTCTAGAAATACTTTAGGCAAAATCGGCACTCCCTTTGGTTTACCAACAGGAAATCCCAACTCCACTAACACAACTAATACGACTAACACAACTAATGCTGCTCCTAACCCTGCAAACCCCACTCATAACTCATCTGGCAAGCAAAGAATTCGTTGTCAAAGCTGTGCAAAGCCCGAATATCCAGTTAATGCCAAAGAGCGTGGTCTAGAAGGTGAAGCCAAGGTTGCTGTTGATGTTGATGCCAATGGCAATGTTATTAATGTTCGTATAGTTAACTCTAGTGGTCATCCTGAACTAGATGAAGCCGCAAAACAAGCTGCTAGGAACTGGAAATTTGATCCTTCCCAAAGTGGCAAAGCCTCAATCCCTGCCAAAATCAATTTTCAAATTGAAAACTCAGATTATGCAAGGAGAAATCAGGAGCAAAGAAGGGTGGAACAAGAGCAAGCCGAGCAGAGACGATCTGAACAGCAGGAAAATAAGCCCAATAATTCCAGTAATACTGCTCCAATCAATAATCCTGTAGACTCTGTACAAGATGCAGCCACTGAGACATCTCAGCCGCCAAAAGCTCCTAACCCTGAATTTGTCGGAGATCCGATCGCTTCGCCTGAACTGATTAAACCTGTGACTATTCCAAATAACTCTCCCAATACTGTTCCTCAAGAATCTTTACAGAATGCCCCCATAGTTAATCCACCAGTTTCCCCAGCACCAGTTGAAACCCCGTCAGTAATTCCTAGAACTCCATCTATCCCACCTGTTGAGGCAAATACACCTGTAATCGAGACTATTCCATCAAAGTAA
- the ybeY gene encoding rRNA maturation RNase YbeY, which produces MSIDLYCEIYPEVADRHPITVEQWQEWFATWETYLISEQAIAAGEYELSLAITDDMTIQKLNLQYRQQDRPTDVLSFASLESDIPEIPNDDSGYIEPTYLGDIIISQPTAIFQAEERGHSLTYELAWLAAHGLLHLLGWDHPDDDSLEVMLKQQALMLQLISLHEI; this is translated from the coding sequence TTGAGTATTGATTTGTATTGTGAAATCTATCCTGAAGTTGCCGATCGCCATCCGATCACCGTAGAGCAATGGCAGGAATGGTTTGCCACATGGGAAACCTATCTTATTTCTGAACAGGCGATCGCGGCTGGAGAGTATGAGCTATCACTTGCGATTACCGATGATATGACAATTCAAAAGTTAAATTTGCAATATCGTCAACAGGATCGTCCAACCGATGTTTTGTCTTTTGCATCTTTAGAATCCGATATCCCAGAGATTCCCAATGATGACTCTGGTTATATTGAACCAACTTATTTGGGAGATATAATTATTTCTCAACCTACAGCAATTTTTCAGGCGGAGGAACGTGGTCATTCGCTAACCTATGAACTCGCATGGTTAGCAGCCCATGGTTTATTACATTTACTAGGCTGGGATCACCCTGATGATGACAGTTTAGAGGTAATGCTAAAGCAACAAGCCCTGATGTTGCAGCTAATTTCACTCCATGAAATTTAA
- a CDS encoding DUF3285 domain-containing protein codes for MNSDSNTSSNSSSSTTNRSEALNQVSTVNNQKEQDSFVKLAMKNMVKKGSTSLFHFSLTVFGVIGALLGLAIIFH; via the coding sequence ATGAATAGCGATTCCAATACTTCATCTAATTCCAGCTCAAGCACTACTAATAGAAGTGAAGCACTCAATCAAGTCTCTACTGTCAACAATCAAAAAGAGCAAGATAGTTTTGTGAAGCTTGCAATGAAGAATATGGTCAAGAAAGGTAGTACATCTCTATTTCATTTTTCGCTGACAGTCTTTGGGGTGATTGGAGCTTTACTAGGATTGGCAATCATTTTTCACTAG
- a CDS encoding gas vesicle protein produces the protein MSQALKPQAIKTSTTGSSLADILERVLDKGIVIAGDITVSVGSVELLSIRIRLLVASVDKAKEIGINWWESDPYLSSRTQELLASNQQLLERVNLLERELAASRQLTN, from the coding sequence ATGTCTCAAGCGCTGAAACCTCAAGCAATCAAAACTAGCACAACTGGCTCTTCCCTTGCGGATATTCTGGAAAGAGTATTAGATAAGGGGATTGTCATTGCTGGTGATATTACGGTGTCCGTGGGCAGTGTTGAGTTACTGAGTATCAGAATTCGTTTGCTAGTTGCTTCTGTTGATAAAGCGAAGGAAATAGGTATTAACTGGTGGGAGTCTGACCCCTATTTGTCTTCAAGAACTCAAGAGTTACTAGCCTCTAATCAGCAATTGCTAGAGCGAGTGAATCTTCTAGAACGAGAGTTAGCTGCCTCTAGGCAACTGACCAATTAA